In the genome of Pseudonocardia cypriaca, the window GGGCGTCGGTGCCGAGAACGGTGGCCCCCCGCGAGGTGAGGTAGCGCGTGGCGTCGCCGGTCATGCCCGGGTAGAAGTAGAACTCGCGGTCGGCCGGGGTGTAGCGCTCCTGGCCGGTGCGGATGAGCACGGCGTCCCCGTGCTCGATCTCGCGGCCGGTCGCCTTGATCGCGGCATCGAGGCCCTCGATGGGGATGGCTTCGCCCGGCTGCACCCAGTCGCGGACGTCGAGCACCATGCCGGGGCGGAACAGCTCGTCGAGGCCGATGTCGCTGATGGTGCGGGCGGGCCTGCCCTCCACCAGGCGGCCGCTGTGCAGCGGCGCGTCGACGTGGGTGCCGCAGTGGGTGTTCATCTCGGTCAGCAGGTCCTCGCCCCAGCCCTCGCCGTCGGGGAGGTCGTCGGGACTGCAGCCAAATATGGCCGTCATGCGGTCGCGGCCGCCGTCCTCGGGACGGAGGTAGGTGATCCTCGGCGCGAGGACGGCCTCGAGGGCGCGGAAGGACTCGTGCACGATGGCGCGGTTCTGCGGGTCCATCGTGCGGGTGATGTCGATCAGGGTGGGCACGGTTCCTCCTTGTGGGTCAGGTGCGGGTGCTGAGCGGGACGAAGGCGGGTGCGGGCCGGACGACCTGCCGGGTCTCGCCGAGGCCGTCGCCGCGCAGCGAGACGACGTCGCCGGGCTGCAGCCAGCCGGTGAACGAGGCCATCTCCGGGGTGTCGACGTGCTCGAGCAGGCAACCGCCGGGCACGGTGCCCGAGCCGATCACGTCGCCGGGCACCAGTTCGGTGCCCCGGGAGACGAAGGCGAGCAGCTCGCCGTAGGTCCAGTCCATGTCGGCGAGCGACCCCTTCGCGATCTCCCGGTCGTTCACCGTGGCGCTGAGCTCGAAGGCCAGGCGACCGTCGCGGCGATGGGGCTCCAGCTCGTCGACGGTGACCAGGGCCGGCCCGAGGGTGATCGCGCTGTCCTTGCTCTTGCCCATGCCGATGCCCTGGGCCATGTCGCGCTGCTGGTGGTCGCGTGCGGTCCAGTCGTTGTAGAGGGTGTAGCCGACGATGTGTCGCTCGGCGGTGTCGGGGTGCAGGTCGCGCCCGCCGCGCCCGATGACCGCACCTACCTCGAGCTCGAGGTCGAACAGCGTGCTGCCGGGGGCGACCGGGACGTCGTCGTGCGGGCCGACGACGGCTGCGGGGTTGGCGAAGTAGAACGCCGGTGTCTCCAGCCAGACCGGAGGCAGCTGCGTGGAGCGGCCCATCGCCCGGTAGCAGCCGCGGAGGTGGTCCAGGAAGCACAGCCCGTCCCGGATCGACGGCGGCCGGGGGATCGGGGCGAGCAACCGGATGTCCGAGAGGGGCCGGACCTCGACGGGCTCGCGGCGGGCGGCCGCGCCGGCCTCGGCGAGGGTCTCGCCGTCGTCGCCAAGGAGCGACAGCAGCGTCACGGCGGCCGGGAGGCCGCGGACGGTCTCGCCGTCGACGAGGCCCGCCCGCGGTCCGGCGCCGCCGTCGTAGGTCACCCACCTCACGGGAGCTCCTCCTGTCCGGGGGCGGGGAACCGCGGCGCCGTGGCGAGCAGCGCGCCCGCCACGGCGAGCAGCCCGACGGCCACGAGGAGCGCGACGCCGTATCCGCCCGTGGCGCTGCGCAGCCACGCCATCAGCAGAGGGCTCGCGCCCACGCCGAGGGTGAAAACGGCGTAGAACACGCCGAACAGCCGGCCGTAGCGGGCCATCCCGTAGTAGCGGGCGGTGAGGTAGCCGATGAGGTCGACCTCGGCGCCGAGCGCGAGGCCGACGCCGAGCGCAGCCGCGGCGGCGAGTCCCGGCCCGCCGAGCAGCAGCGCGAGGTAGCCGGCTGCGGCCACGGTGAGCACGGCGGCGGCGACGCGCGGGGCGAAGAACCGGTCGACGAGCAGCCCGACCGACACCCGTCCGACGATCACCGCGATGCCGACGAGCCCGGCGGTGCCCGCGGCGGACGCCGGGGCCACGCCGGCGTCGCGCAGCATGGGGACCAGGTGCAGCGTGAGCCCGCCGACGGCGAGCGCGAGCGTGAGGAAGGCCGCCGCGAGGCGGGCGAACAGGGCGGTGCGCAGCACGGGTGCGATCCCCGGTGCCGCCGTGCGGACCGGTTCGGTCGAACGGGCGGCGGTAGGGCGGGGCATCAGCAGGAGGACGAGCACCGCGCCGACGAGCACCGCGGCGCCCAGGACCTGGTAGCCGCTGCGCCAGTCCTCGGCGATCCGGGCGCCGAGCAGCTGGGGGACGAGGAAGGCCACGAGGCCGGCGCCGCCCAGGGCGACGCCGAGCGCCAGGCCGCGGGCCCGGTCGAACCGCTCGTTCACAGCGCGGGTGAACGAGACCGGGGTGGACGCCGCGGCCAGCAGGAACATCAGGGCGAACACCAGCAGGTAGCCCGCGAAGGAGGCGCCGCCGGCGGCGAGCAGGAAGTAGGCGGCGCCGAGTGCGAGGAGGGACAGCGTCGACGGGATGCGCACCCCGTACCGGTCGATGACGGCGCCGACCAGCGGCGCGGTCAACACGATGATCGTCGATCCGACGAGCTGGAGCGAGGAGAGCTGGCTGCGGCTCCAGCCGAACTCCGCCTCGAGCTCCGGGATGAACAGGCCGTTGGTGTAGAAGGGCAGCACCGCGACGCCGGTGCCGATGCCCACCGTGGCGGCGGTGAGCGCGCGCCAGCCGCGGCGGATCTCCCCCGCGGGGCCGAGCGCGGCGGGGCCGGTGCGGTCGGGCGGGTCGTGCAGCGTTGCACTCATCGGGTCCTCCGTCAGGTGGTGGGGGTCGGTGGCCGGGTGATCTCCGCGCGGAGGACGTCCTTGCGGATCTTCCCGACGCTGGTGCGGGGCAGCTCGTCGCGGACGACGACGAGGCTGGGGACCTTGAAGCGGGCCAGCCGGGCCCGGCACCAGGCCAGCAGCTCGTCCGGCTCCGGGTGGTGCCCCGGCCGGGGCACGACGTGGGCGACGATCGCCTCGTCGTGCACCGGGTCGGGGATGCCGTGCACCGCGCACTCGAGGACGGCCGGGTGCTCGTTCACCACGCGCTCGACCTCGCTCGCGGCGACGTTCTCCCCGGCTCGTTTCACCATGTCCTTGGCCCGGTCGACGAAGTACGCGCGACCGTCCGCGTCGAGGCGGACGAGGTCGCCGGTGTGCAGCCAGCCGCCGTCGAGCAGCGCGGCCGTCTCCTGCGGCCGGTCGTGGTAGCCGAGCGCGACGTCGGTCCCCGGCTCGCCGCCGACGAGCAACTCGCCGGGGGTGCCGGCCGGGACCGGGTTGCCGGCCGCGTCGACGACGCGGACCTGCACGCCGGGCAGCGGGAGGCCGATCGAGTCCCAGCGGCGGTTCTCGTCCGGCGGGTTGACGAACGGCGGCACCACGGTCTCGGTCATGCCGTAGAGCTGCACGAGCGGTGCGCCGAAGCGGCGTTCGAACTCCGCGGCCTGGGCGTCGGTGAGGTTCTGGGCGAACAGCACCAGGCGCAGGGCGTTGTCGGCGTCGACCGGGTCGGGTGCGGCGCGGGCGAGGATCATCCGCACGGGCGCGGCGAACAGGCTGGCCAGCGTCGGGCGCAGGTCGCGGGCGTGGCGCGGCCACCCCGTCGCGGAGAACCGCGAGGTGAGGGCGATCGAGCCGCCGGCGACGAGCGCCGACATCAGGCAGTAGTACTGGGCGTTGCCGTGGAAGAGCGGCAGGGTCACCAGCCACCGGTCCTCTGCGGTGACGCCGAGGTGGGCGGCCATCGCGGTGCCGACGCGCACGTAGTTCTCGTGCGTGACGAGCACGCCCTTGGGGCGGCTCGTCGTCCCGGACGTGTACATGATCGCCGCGACCCCCGACCGCGGGATGTGCGCGACCGGGGCGGGCTCGGCCGGCCGGGCAGCCACCAGCTCGTCGACGTCCAGCACGCGCACGTGCTCCCGCCCCGCGGATCGCACGGTGGCGCACAGCTGCGGATCCGCGATCGCGACGGTCGCGCCGGCGTCGTCGAGCTGGTGGGCCACCTCGTCGGCGGTGGACAGCGGGTTGACCGGCACGACGACGGCGCCCAGCACGGCGCAGCCGAAAAACACGTCGAGGAACTCGGGGCGGTTCGCGGTCATCAGGTGCACGCGGTCGCCGGCGGCCACTCCCTCGCGGCGCAGCAGTTCCGCAGTGCCGAGGGCGCACCGGACCTGCTCGGCGTAGGAGATCTCGCTGGTCCTCCCGTCGCCGTCGCAGAACACGAGGAACGGCCGAGCAGGGGCGGCCGCGTGCCGGGTGAGCAGCGTGAACGCGTCGGTCGTCGCCACGGTGCGACCTCCGTCCGTCATCGAAGGCGTACTCCAGTACAACTTCGTGAGGACGGACGGTACGACGGCTCGCACCACGAAGCAAGACTCGAGTACAACTTCGTGGTCGCCGCGTGCTGTACTGGGGCCGTGACGAACGCCGTGGAGGCACCCGCCGCCGATCCGGAACCGCTCACCCGGCGCACGCGCAAGCGCAACGAGCGGCGAGATCGCGTGTTCGCGGCGGCGATCGAGCTGTTCACCGAGCGGGGCTACGACGAGACGTCGATGGACGACGTCGCCGCACGTGCGGGCCTCGCCCGCACCACCGTCTTCAACCACTACTCGCGGAAGGTCCTCTTCCTCGAGGACTGGGCGCAGCGCCGCCGCTTGCGCGCGGCCAGGTCGTTCGCAGAGCGCGCCCCGGACGCCGCGTCCGTGCAGGACGTCCTCGGCACGTACCTCGCCGCGCTGGCGGCGCTGAACGAGGACAGCCGTGCCGAGACCGCCGCGATCATGCCGCTCGCCCTGCGCTACACCGACGTGATGGTCGACCACCCGCTCGGCGGCGATCTCGCCCAGCTGATCGTCGACTCACGGGCGCGGCTGCGACCGGGCGCCGACCCGCTCTGGGTGGGACGGCTGATCGCTCTCGGCTACTTCTCGGCGGTCAGTCGGTGGATCACCGCCGAACCCCCGCCGTTCGGCCTCGCCGACGAGCTCGCGTCGCTGCTCGACACCGTGCTGATCGGAGCGCTACCCCGCTGACTGCCGCACCGCAGAACGCCGCGCTCCCGCGGCCCGCGGGCGTCATTCGAGACGGGACCCCAGGTCTCGGGCCATCCAGCCGGGCGTGTCGAAGCGCACGGGCTGTGCTCCGACCAGTGACGTCAGGTGGGTCTCGAACGTCTCGAAAGCACCGGCGCCGATCTTCTGGGACCACTGCTCGCGCAGCCCGTCGAAGATCTCCTCGCCGGTGTGCAGGACTTCCAGCCCGAGCTCGGTCACCTGCAGGCGTTTGCGCCGGGCGTCGCGCGGATCCGGCTCGCGGGACACGTATCCGCGTTCCTGGAGCACCGCGATCGTCCGTGCCGCTGACTGCTTGGAGATCGAGAGGCTGCGACCCAGTTCGGACGCGGTGTCGGCGCCCGCGGCGATCGCGCGCATGGCGAAGTCGTGCACGGGGCGCACGTCGTCGAAGCCGCGGCGGGACAGCTCGGTGATCGCGGCGTCGACCAGGGTGCGGAAGCCGCCGAGCAGCGACAGGGCCAGATCGGCGCCGGACCGGGACACGGACGAAGGGTACGGCGGCGCCTGTACAGAAGACAGTCTGGGTGTCTATCGTTCGACACCCAGACTGTCGAATTTGGAGGAGCCATGGTCATCGCGCCGGTCGGTGAGACGGTGTCGGGTGTCGAGCACCATCGGGTCGAGGTCAACGGCACGGCTCTGCACTACGTGTCAGCGGGTACGAGCGGATCTCCGATCCTGCTGGTCCACGGGTTCCCCGAGACGTGGTGGGCCTTCCGCGAGGTCATCCCGCTGCTCGCGGCGGACCATCGGGTCTTCGCGGTCGACCTGCGCGGTTTCGGCGACTCCGACAACCAGCCGGGCGACTACGGCAGCGCGGCCGCGGCCGAGGATCTCCACCAGCTGATCGCGCACCTGGGTGTGGGGCCGGTGCACCTGGTCGGGCAGGACATCAGCGGGGCGACGGTCCTCCGCCTGGCCGCCACCCATCCGCAGGACGTGGCCGGCCTCGTCGGGATCGAGATGGGACTTCCCGGCTTCGGTCTCGAGGCGCTGGCGGACGTCACCCGGGGCGGCACCTGGTACATCGGCGTGCTGGCCGCCCCCGGCATCCCGGAGATGCTGCTGGCCGGGCGCGAGCGCGAGTTCTTGGGTGGGTTCGTGTTCACCACGATGAGCGCGACACCCGGTGCGATCACCGACCGCGATGTCGAGGAGTTCGCCCGGACCTACTCCCGCCCGAACGGCTGGCGCGGCGCCGGCGGCCTCTACCGGTCGATGCTGCAGGAGGGACCCGAGATCAGGGAGCTCGCCCGGGACCGGGGGCTGAGCATGCCGGTGCTGGCGGTGGGCGCGGGCGGCGGCTCGTTCACCGCTGACACCCTGGCCCAGGTCGCCAGGGCGCAGGTGCGGACGGTGACGCTGGACGGCGTCGGGCACTACGCCGCGATGGAAGCTCCCCGCGACGTCGCCGAGGCGATCCTCGACTTCACCGCGAGCGTGGACGCCGCCTGACGACGAACGATAATCGATTATCCGTGCTATGATCGATGTGTCGGCGGTGCGAGGCGCCGGAATCCCATGACATTCGCGGCCGGGCCTCGCCCGCATGACCGACGACCCACAGCACTTCGAGAGGACGACGCGATGAGCGCCAACGACCCCTTCGCCCGCCACCCGGAGGTGGCCTCCTTCACGGTCACCAGCACCACCGTCACCGACGGCGCCGCCTGGTCGCCCGACCAGTACTCCGGCATCTTCGGCGTCCCGGGCGGGAAGGACATCTCCCCGCAGCTGTCCTGGCACGGCGCCCCGGAAGGCACCAAGAGCTACGTCGTCACCGTCTACGACCCCGACGCCCCCACCGGGTCCGGGTTCTGGCACTGGGCGGTCGCCGACATCCCTGCCGCCGTCACCGAGCTGCCCGAAGGCGCAGGCGACGACACCGGCTCGGGCCTGCCCGAGGGCGCCTTCCAGCTGCGCAACGACGCCGGCGCGGCCCGCTTCATCGGCGCCGCGCCGCCGGCCGGGCACGGGCCCCACCGCTACTTCGTCGCGGTGCACGCCCTCGACGTCGAGTCCATCGGCGTGCCGGCGGACGCCACCCCGGCCGTCCTCGGCTTCACCATGTTCGGGCACACCCTCGGCCGCGCGGTCCTGATCGCCACCGGCGAGACCCCCGCCTGACCGGCATGTCGGGAGTCATCGACACCACGGAGATCCGTTGCGGTGGCTCGCGCAGGAGGCCGGCCTCGACCAGGGTCATGGGTCGAGGCCGGCCTCGGCCTTTCAGGTCGAAGCCGGTGGGCGCTGCTCTTCTTCGCGGCGGACCGTCGGGGCTGACGGCGCGACCGCAGTGCGCAGTTCGGCAGCGGCCTGGGTCACGAGCTCGGAGAGCGGCGCGTCCGGGTCGGTCAGCCACCGGGACGTGGCCCGCCGGGAGATCACTATCGCCACGTCGATGACGAAGCGTGCTTCGCCGGGCTCGACGCCACGGCGCTCGAGCGCCCGCGCCAGCGCGTCGGCGATGTCGGCGAGCTTGATCAGGTCGCGCTCGGCAAGTGCCGGGCTCGCGGCGATCACCGCTGTGCGCCGCAGCAGGAACTCGCGCGGAAAGACCTCGTCGGCGCTCCCCAGTGCGCTCAGCAGTGCCTCGAACGGCGTGAGCTCCGGATCGGCCGCCTCGACCTGGGCGACGAGGTGGGCCTCCAGCTGGTTGCCGGCGAAGAGGACTTCCCGCTTGTCGGGGAAGTAGCGGTAGAAGGAGCGCTCCTTCAGGCCGGCGGCACCCGCGATCTGCGCGACCGTGGTGCGCTCGAACCCCTGCGTCTCGAACAGTTCGAGCGCCGCACGTTCGAGGCGGCCCTGCGCGTCGGCCTCCCATCTCGGCATACCGCCAAGGATATGACAGCAGAAGCTGTCATCACGGTGCTACCGTCAATGACAACAGATGCTGTCGTCATGTGGGAGATCGTCGTGAAGGCTCTTCAGTTCGACCGGTTCGGGTCCCCGGACGTGATCGCGCTCCGCGACGTCCCTGCGCCGGAGCCGGCACCCGGCCAGATCCGGATCGCCGTGCGGGCGTGCGGCCTGACCCCGGCCGACTGGCACACGGTCGACGGCCTCCTCGCCGATCGGCTGCCGCCGCTGCCGCGCGGGCTCGGCTTCGAGATCGCGGGCACCGTCGACGCGCTCGGTGCGGGCGTCACCGGCGTCGAGATCGGTGAGAGCGTGTTCGGTCCGGCGATCTTCGACGGCCCGACGGCAGGAGCCGCCGAGTATGCGCTGATGGCGGCCTGGGCACGCACGCCCGAGGGCGTCACCGCCGAGCAGGCCGCCGCGCTGCCGATGGCCGCCGAAACGGCGTGGCGCGCGCTCGACGACCTCGGCGTGCAGCCGGGCGAGCTGCTGCTCGTCCACGGCGCGGGCTCCACCGTCGGTGAAGCGGCCGTACGCTTGGCGCTGCACCGGGGGGTCCGGGTGATCGCCACCGCCGGGCCGACCCGGACCGCCGCTCTGGAAGCGGCCGGCGCCCGGGTGACCGGCTACGGCGAGGGCATGGCCGAACGCGTCATCGCTCTGGCCGCAGGGCGGGTCGACCGCGCGCTGGACACGGCCCCGACCGGCGGCCGGGTCGACCGCGCCGACGAGGCGAGCCCGGCCGGTGGCTCGCTGCCGACCCTGATCGAGCTGACCGGCGACCCCGACCGCGTCCTGACCGTCTCGGACTTCGCAGCCGCGGCCGAGCTGGGCGCCCGGACCACCCGCATCGACATGCGCTACGAGCGGCTGGGCGAGTTCGCCCGGCTGGCCGGGGAAGGCGTCCTGGTCGTATCGGTCGCCCGCACCTACACCCTCGACCAGATCCAGGAGGCGGCCAAGCTCAGCCGGTCCCGCCGGCCCGGCGGCAAGCTCGTCCTCGTCCTGTGACCGCCCTGCCTGCCCGGTCCGCGCACACGAAGCTCGGCGCGGTCACCGGCGCGCGTCCATCCGCTCCAGCTCGGGAACGACCTGTTCCAGCGCGTAGGGGATGCTCAGGACGCTGTTGAAGGTGATCGCGGCGCCCGGGAACGGGGGCGTGGTGTAGTCGAAGTAGCTCACCCGTCCGGAGCGGACGACGTCGAGCCGGTTGTAGATCGGGTCGTCGCGCAGGACCTGCATCGTGTCCGGATCCGAGGTCCACGCCAGCCGGTCGACGTCGAGCAGCTCGAACTCCTCGGCGCTGACCGTGGCCACGTTGTCCTGCACCCGCGCGCCCAGCCACGGCGGCTCGGTCCTGAAGCCGAGTTCGGCGAAGAACCGGGACTTCGGGTCCTGGGGGGAGAACACCTGGTAGGTGCCGCCCTCCGCGGCGGCCATCACCAGCATGGTCAGCTGCGCCCACTGCGGGTGGGCGGCGCGGACCGCGACGAACCTCCGCTCGACGTCGGCCACGAGGTCCATGGCCTGCTGCTCGCGGCCCAGCGCCCGCCCGGCGGTGAGGGTCATGTCCTGCCACGGGGCACCGAACGGGTCGTACTGCGCCGAGTGCGCCACGGTCGGCGCGATCTTCGACAGGGTGTCGTACTCGGACCGGTCGAGACCCTCGTACAGGGCCAGGATCAGGTCCGGCCGCAGCGCGGCCACCTTCTCGAAGTTGATCTCACCGGCGTTCGAGACGATCTCCGGGGTGGGGCCGCTCGCGGCGCCGGTGGCCCACGGGAAGATCGCACCCGGTTGCTCGTTGAACCACTCGGTCGTGCCGACCGGCTGCACGCCCAGCGCGAGCACGGGGTCCTGGTCGCTCCAGCCGACGGTCACCACCCGCTGTGGCGGGGCGGTGATGGTGGTGGACCCGAGGGCGTGGTCGATGGTTACCGGCATCCCGGGAGCTGCCTGCTGCGGGGCCGGCGCTTGCGAGCCCCCGGGTGACTGCGCGGGCCCACCGCACGCGGTGACGGCAACGGCCAGCGCGGCGGCGCCTGCGAGCAGGCGCAGGGACATTCGGGAACTCACTCTGTGCTCCTCGGGGAACGAGCGGCGAACGACGTGGAGTGCGTGGGACAGCGCCACCCGCCGGCGTCCAGCGGTCCGACCTGAGACATCCGCACCTCCCTCTCTGAGGGAAGGCTAACTTCAATCGGTTGGCCGGACGGAGTGCTCGGCATCACGCGGGCAGTGGGCAGGTGAAGATCCACGGCCGCTCGTCCCACCCGGAAAGCCACCATGTTTCCGCCCGACTCCGGCGAGGGTGGCGTTTCCGCTACTTCTCGCCGCAGTAGCCGTCGCCGTCGCCGTCGCGCTCTCCCGGCCTGCACGGGTGCCCGCTGTTCCCGGTGCGGGGCTTGGTGCCCGAGTCGTCACGATCGCTCTCCGGCTCCGGCTCCGGCTCCGGCTCGGGTTCGGGCTCGGGCGCCGGTCGCGGCGCCGGAGTCGTGGTGGTGGCCACCGGGCGGCGGGTCGTCGTGGTCGGGGGCCCCGCGGCCGAGGGCTTCGTGGTCGTGACCACCGGAGCAGCGGCCGCGAGCGGCGGCGTCGTCAGGGCCGGTGTGGTGGTCGGAGGCGCTGACGTGGTCGGCACGACGACATCCGCGACGGCCACGGGGGCGCTCGGAGTGGACGCGGGTGCCGGACCGACGATCAGGCCCATGATCACGAACGTGGCCAGCGATCCACCGGCCGCCAGCGGGAGCACGACCCGACGGCGGCGCCGCACACCGGTCTGCGGGCGCGTGAATCCGGTCAGCAACAGGGCCACCGCGACCCAGAGGGTCAGCGGCCACAGGAGCGCAGCTACCAGACCGAGGACGATGCCGACCACGACCCACTTCCGCTGCCCCCGGTACCGCTTCGCGAACAGCACGGGATACAGGACGGCCGTCAGTGCCGCGCCGATCAGGTAGAAAGCCGTCATCGAGTGGTCCCGTCCCG includes:
- a CDS encoding cyclase family protein; this translates as MPTLIDITRTMDPQNRAIVHESFRALEAVLAPRITYLRPEDGGRDRMTAIFGCSPDDLPDGEGWGEDLLTEMNTHCGTHVDAPLHSGRLVEGRPARTISDIGLDELFRPGMVLDVRDWVQPGEAIPIEGLDAAIKATGREIEHGDAVLIRTGQERYTPADREFYFYPGMTGDATRYLTSRGATVLGTDALAWDRPFPVMKKAFEETGDPAQIWDGHFAIRDKEAFIVQQLTNLAALPLTGFTVGFFPIKLPGTSAAPARAVAFVAD
- a CDS encoding NADP-dependent oxidoreductase, with translation MWEIVVKALQFDRFGSPDVIALRDVPAPEPAPGQIRIAVRACGLTPADWHTVDGLLADRLPPLPRGLGFEIAGTVDALGAGVTGVEIGESVFGPAIFDGPTAGAAEYALMAAWARTPEGVTAEQAAALPMAAETAWRALDDLGVQPGELLLVHGAGSTVGEAAVRLALHRGVRVIATAGPTRTAALEAAGARVTGYGEGMAERVIALAAGRVDRALDTAPTGGRVDRADEASPAGGSLPTLIELTGDPDRVLTVSDFAAAAELGARTTRIDMRYERLGEFARLAGEGVLVVSVARTYTLDQIQEAAKLSRSRRPGGKLVLVL
- a CDS encoding class I adenylate-forming enzyme family protein, translated to MATTDAFTLLTRHAAAPARPFLVFCDGDGRTSEISYAEQVRCALGTAELLRREGVAAGDRVHLMTANRPEFLDVFFGCAVLGAVVVPVNPLSTADEVAHQLDDAGATVAIADPQLCATVRSAGREHVRVLDVDELVAARPAEPAPVAHIPRSGVAAIMYTSGTTSRPKGVLVTHENYVRVGTAMAAHLGVTAEDRWLVTLPLFHGNAQYYCLMSALVAGGSIALTSRFSATGWPRHARDLRPTLASLFAAPVRMILARAAPDPVDADNALRLVLFAQNLTDAQAAEFERRFGAPLVQLYGMTETVVPPFVNPPDENRRWDSIGLPLPGVQVRVVDAAGNPVPAGTPGELLVGGEPGTDVALGYHDRPQETAALLDGGWLHTGDLVRLDADGRAYFVDRAKDMVKRAGENVAASEVERVVNEHPAVLECAVHGIPDPVHDEAIVAHVVPRPGHHPEPDELLAWCRARLARFKVPSLVVVRDELPRTSVGKIRKDVLRAEITRPPTPTT
- a CDS encoding iron-siderophore ABC transporter substrate-binding protein, whose protein sequence is MSSRMSLRLLAGAAALAVAVTACGGPAQSPGGSQAPAPQQAAPGMPVTIDHALGSTTITAPPQRVVTVGWSDQDPVLALGVQPVGTTEWFNEQPGAIFPWATGAASGPTPEIVSNAGEINFEKVAALRPDLILALYEGLDRSEYDTLSKIAPTVAHSAQYDPFGAPWQDMTLTAGRALGREQQAMDLVADVERRFVAVRAAHPQWAQLTMLVMAAAEGGTYQVFSPQDPKSRFFAELGFRTEPPWLGARVQDNVATVSAEEFELLDVDRLAWTSDPDTMQVLRDDPIYNRLDVVRSGRVSYFDYTTPPFPGAAITFNSVLSIPYALEQVVPELERMDARR
- a CDS encoding TetR/AcrR family transcriptional regulator, with the translated sequence MPRWEADAQGRLERAALELFETQGFERTTVAQIAGAAGLKERSFYRYFPDKREVLFAGNQLEAHLVAQVEAADPELTPFEALLSALGSADEVFPREFLLRRTAVIAASPALAERDLIKLADIADALARALERRGVEPGEARFVIDVAIVISRRATSRWLTDPDAPLSELVTQAAAELRTAVAPSAPTVRREEEQRPPAST
- a CDS encoding MarR family winged helix-turn-helix transcriptional regulator; this translates as MSRSGADLALSLLGGFRTLVDAAITELSRRGFDDVRPVHDFAMRAIAAGADTASELGRSLSISKQSAARTIAVLQERGYVSREPDPRDARRKRLQVTELGLEVLHTGEEIFDGLREQWSQKIGAGAFETFETHLTSLVGAQPVRFDTPGWMARDLGSRLE
- a CDS encoding fumarylacetoacetate hydrolase family protein, with translation MRWVTYDGGAGPRAGLVDGETVRGLPAAVTLLSLLGDDGETLAEAGAAARREPVEVRPLSDIRLLAPIPRPPSIRDGLCFLDHLRGCYRAMGRSTQLPPVWLETPAFYFANPAAVVGPHDDVPVAPGSTLFDLELEVGAVIGRGGRDLHPDTAERHIVGYTLYNDWTARDHQQRDMAQGIGMGKSKDSAITLGPALVTVDELEPHRRDGRLAFELSATVNDREIAKGSLADMDWTYGELLAFVSRGTELVPGDVIGSGTVPGGCLLEHVDTPEMASFTGWLQPGDVVSLRGDGLGETRQVVRPAPAFVPLSTRT
- a CDS encoding TetR/AcrR family transcriptional regulator, which produces MTNAVEAPAADPEPLTRRTRKRNERRDRVFAAAIELFTERGYDETSMDDVAARAGLARTTVFNHYSRKVLFLEDWAQRRRLRAARSFAERAPDAASVQDVLGTYLAALAALNEDSRAETAAIMPLALRYTDVMVDHPLGGDLAQLIVDSRARLRPGADPLWVGRLIALGYFSAVSRWITAEPPPFGLADELASLLDTVLIGALPR
- a CDS encoding YbhB/YbcL family Raf kinase inhibitor-like protein, with the protein product MSANDPFARHPEVASFTVTSTTVTDGAAWSPDQYSGIFGVPGGKDISPQLSWHGAPEGTKSYVVTVYDPDAPTGSGFWHWAVADIPAAVTELPEGAGDDTGSGLPEGAFQLRNDAGAARFIGAAPPAGHGPHRYFVAVHALDVESIGVPADATPAVLGFTMFGHTLGRAVLIATGETPA
- a CDS encoding MFS transporter, which codes for MSATLHDPPDRTGPAALGPAGEIRRGWRALTAATVGIGTGVAVLPFYTNGLFIPELEAEFGWSRSQLSSLQLVGSTIIVLTAPLVGAVIDRYGVRIPSTLSLLALGAAYFLLAAGGASFAGYLLVFALMFLLAAASTPVSFTRAVNERFDRARGLALGVALGGAGLVAFLVPQLLGARIAEDWRSGYQVLGAAVLVGAVLVLLLMPRPTAARSTEPVRTAAPGIAPVLRTALFARLAAAFLTLALAVGGLTLHLVPMLRDAGVAPASAAGTAGLVGIAVIVGRVSVGLLVDRFFAPRVAAAVLTVAAAGYLALLLGGPGLAAAAALGVGLALGAEVDLIGYLTARYYGMARYGRLFGVFYAVFTLGVGASPLLMAWLRSATGGYGVALLVAVGLLAVAGALLATAPRFPAPGQEELP
- a CDS encoding alpha/beta fold hydrolase, with the translated sequence MVIAPVGETVSGVEHHRVEVNGTALHYVSAGTSGSPILLVHGFPETWWAFREVIPLLAADHRVFAVDLRGFGDSDNQPGDYGSAAAAEDLHQLIAHLGVGPVHLVGQDISGATVLRLAATHPQDVAGLVGIEMGLPGFGLEALADVTRGGTWYIGVLAAPGIPEMLLAGREREFLGGFVFTTMSATPGAITDRDVEEFARTYSRPNGWRGAGGLYRSMLQEGPEIRELARDRGLSMPVLAVGAGGGSFTADTLAQVARAQVRTVTLDGVGHYAAMEAPRDVAEAILDFTASVDAA